CGGTGGCGCGCTCCCTGGACGCGATCGGCGACTGGTGGTCGCTGTTGATCGTGCGCGACGCCTTCGACGGACTGCGGCGCTTCGGCGAATTGCAGAAAAGCCTGGGCGTGGCCAAGAACATCCTCAGCGACCGGCTGCGCACGCTGGTGGCGCACGGCATCCTGGAAGTGGCCCCGGCCTCGGACGGCAGCGCCTACCAGGAATACGTGCTGACGGACAAAGGCCGGGCGCTCTTTCCGGTGATCGTGGGCTTGCGCCAATGGGGCGAAGAACACTACTACGGCCCCGCCGAACCCCATTCGACGCTGATCGACCGCAAGCGCGGCCAGCCCGTGCGCAAGCTGGAAATCCGCGCGCAGGACGGCCGCCTGCTCGGGCCGGACGATGCCGTGGTGCAGAAGACCGCGCTCGCGGGCTAGCTCCGCTGCGCAGCCCCCGCGGCAGGCCATTGCCCGGTTGCCAGCGCGGTGGGCGAATACGAATCGAAGCGCCAGCGCAAGGCCAGCGCGCCGGGCCGGCGGACCACACGCCGCACATGCACCCGCCACAGCCGCTCGGCGCCCTCGAACTGCGCGATCTCCGGGCTGTCCAGGATGATTTCAGCGGCGCCCGTCAGCTGCAGCACGTCGCCGCGCTCGAAGTCCATGAACAGCAATCCGGCGCGCGGGTTGAGCACCATGTTGCCCAGGGTGTTGAAGAAGCGGTTGCCGGAAAAGTCGGGAATGGTCAGCACGTCGCCGTCCACCCGCACGAAGCCCGGCTTGCCGCCGCGGTGCGACACGTCGACCTTGCGGCCGCCTTCGTCCGCGTAGGTCGCCACGAAGAACGTGTCGGACCGGGCGATCAGCGCCCGCGCGGCATCGTCCAGTCCGCCACGCTCATTGGGCACGCCCGGAAAGCGCAGCGCCGGCGAACGCGAAAACTGGAATTCCCGGGCCTGGATGTATTGCGGGCAATTGCCGAAGGACTGCGTCACCGCCACCTCGAAGCGCTTGCC
The sequence above is drawn from the Achromobacter xylosoxidans genome and encodes:
- a CDS encoding winged helix-turn-helix transcriptional regulator is translated as MVKRTSLEGAACPVARSLDAIGDWWSLLIVRDAFDGLRRFGELQKSLGVAKNILSDRLRTLVAHGILEVAPASDGSAYQEYVLTDKGRALFPVIVGLRQWGEEHYYGPAEPHSTLIDRKRGQPVRKLEIRAQDGRLLGPDDAVVQKTALAG
- a CDS encoding pyridoxamine 5'-phosphate oxidase family protein, encoding MSIAEPATLPPSPWHAGERLLQQHVGIAERMAVTGPKVIRDYMPDQHRLFFEQLPFLVAGAVDGQGDPWAGVLEGLPGFVSSPDPRSLRVSAVPDADDPLLAGLGMDRQVGLLGIELHTRRRNRANGRIAAWDGKRFEVAVTQSFGNCPQYIQAREFQFSRSPALRFPGVPNERGGLDDAARALIARSDTFFVATYADEGGRKVDVSHRGGKPGFVRVDGDVLTIPDFSGNRFFNTLGNMVLNPRAGLLFMDFERGDVLQLTGAAEIILDSPEIAQFEGAERLWRVHVRRVVRRPGALALRWRFDSYSPTALATGQWPAAGAAQRS